The nucleotide window TGATCTTGAAAAAATCCTCCAGCAAACAGAAGGCTTAGGCATCAACGTATACACCAATGGTGAGATGTTGCCTGCTCACGCTTACCCTGAGCTTAAAAAATACCCGCACCTTGCCGGTAACTACGGCAGTGCATGGCAGAACCAGCAGAAAGAATTTGCTAACTTCCCGGGCGCTATCGTTATGACTTCAAACTGTCTGCTAAACCCGAATGTTGGTCAATATGCTGATCGTCTATTCACACGAAGCATTGTTGGCTGGCCTGGCGTTGCGCATATCGAAGGTGATGATTTCAAGCAAGTGATCGAATGTGCACTGGCTCAAGATGGCTTCCAGCACGATGAGATTGAACAGATGATTACCGTTGGCTTTGGACGTAACGCACTAATGCAAGCGGCACCTGCTGTCGTGGAGCAAGTGAAAGCAGGTGCAATCAAGCACTTCTTCCTAGTGGGCGGCTGTGACGGTGATAAGTCTGAGCGTAGTTACTACACAGATTTCACAGCGCAAGCACCAGAAGACAGCGTTATCTTGACCTTGGCGTGTGGTAAGTTCCGCTTCAACAAGAACCAATTTGGTGACATTAACGGCATTCCTCGTCTATTGGATGTTGGTCAATGTAATGATGCTTATTCTGCAATCCAGCTGGCACTTGCACTCGCAGACGAGTTTGATTGTGGTATCAATGAGCTACCTTTGACTCTGGTACTTTCTTGGTTTGAACAAAAAGCCATTGTGATTCTGCTGACCCTATTTGCACTTGGCGTAAAAGGTATCTACACAGGGCCAACGGCTCCGGCGTTCCTAACCGATAACCTGCTTAGCATTCTGCAGCAGAAGTTCGATATGCGTGGTATCACCACGGTTGAAAACGATCTTAAAACCATTCTGGCGGCATAATCAGCAGTGATTGAAATGGCGCTTCGGGCGCCATTTCATGTTTAGGAGAAGCAGAAAATGGCCTGGTCCCATTCAGAAACAATTCAATTAACTTGTACTAAAAAGTGGTTTGAGACACCGGATTCGGTGTCGTTCGAGTTATCGAGCGATTCGCAGCACGATAGCTTTCAGTTCAAAGCTGGCCAGTTCTCTTCTCTCGGCTTTGATATTGAGGGTGAGACCACTTATCGAGCGTACTCTATTAGTTCAACGCCTGGTGAAAAGCGTTTAATGTTCACTGTTAAGCGTGTCCCTGATGGTTTGGTGTCTAACCATATTGTTGACAACTTGTCGGTTGGCAATACGGTTCAAGTACAAAACCCTGTGGGGCAATTTAACAACGTGGATTGCGCTCCAAAGCAAAAGGTGCTGATGATCAGTGCTGGCTGCGGTGTTACGCCTGTCATGTCGATGGTCGATCAGTGGTTAGGTGAAGGTGCTAATATTGACATCGAATTTCTTCATCTTGCTAAGAGCAAACTTGATGCGATTTACTTTAATCGATTGGTTGAGCTGAACCAATCGGTAGATAATTTTCATCTCAACATGCTCCTTGAAGACAATACGGGCACCGACTTTCCGCAAGGATTGATCAGCTTAGAGTGGTTAAACGCTTTAGTTGCTGATTTTAAAGAGCGTACAATTTACCTTTGTGGCCCAACAGGCTTTATGGAAGCGGTGAAGTCAGCACTAGAAAGCGCCCAGTTTGATATGTCTCAGTTTCACCAAGAAAGCTTTACGCCAGCGAAGGTCGAAACTGAGGTGGGCGAGAGCCTTGTTAAGGTTGCGGTACCTGAATTTGGTGTTGAAGTCGAGGCAGAAGAAGGCAGCTTACTTATCGACGCGCTAGAGAAAGGTGGTGTGCCAGTGATTGCAGCTTGCCGCAGTGGTATTTGCGGTTCTTGTAAGTGCAAAGTGAAAGTCGGGCAGGTGGAATCCTCGAGCTTTGAGACCTTGTCGGACGAAGATAAGGCGAACGGTTTTGTACTGGCCTGCTCTAGCACCATTAAATCCGATGTGGACGTGAGCTTGAGCTGATGGCTTGGTAATACGACAAAAAAGGCGCATTTTGCGCCTTTTTTGCTTTCTAAAAGCAGCACTAATGTAACCCTAGGTCGGCAAAGGTAACGCCGTGTAATTCTATGAATAAGCTTGGGTTTTGAACTGTGACTTGGGATAGACAGGTTAATATCGGGTAGGATAGCAAGATACTAACTCAAGCTCATATCAGAATGAAAAAACGGTTATCTATTCAAAGTCTCATCATTATCGGCTGCCTCTGTTTAACATTGATCCCAGTGTTTTACAAAGTAGATGTCCCGGGAATGAAGCTCCCTGACTGTCAGATGGAAGAGGTGATCGACACGCCGATTTATTTCTTTGTGTCGAAAACCTTGGTGGACAAATATGGTCTGGATGAGATCAACACGGAAGTAGAGCGCTCTGTTCGTAAAAGCAATGTGATAATGAAAAACTCGTGCATTCCGATGAAGCGGACATTGGCAGCTTTGGAAACTGTCGATTTTAACTCGGCCTCGTTGTTTGATATCGACCAAATAAGACGTCAACTGACGAAGCGGGTTGGAGAAGAAAAGGTACGCGACATTGAGTGGCTTCCTAATCAGTTTTATGGCGTGATCCTCGCTGATGAGGATGGCTATTTTGACTATGACACTATTGGAACTACCAACCCGGATGAGAACAGTCAATTCTTTATGCTGTCTGAGCATGCAGATGAGTACACGTTAGAGCACGAACTGGGCCATCTGTCTTGGGCTTGGCATGACGATCGCTCGTGGTTTAAAGTTCTTGATGAAACATTAGAGCAGCACACTTCCGAGATAAACAAAGACAGGCTCAAACCCTACGCGAGAGGGTATCAATGTGGCGGTTCGGGCACCATTATGAGCTATGAGCCAGAACTGCTGTCGATTTATTCGAGCCCTGAGATAACTAATAACGGTAGAGTGTGTGGCGATGTAGAGCATGCTGATAACGCGCGGCAGCTTCGAGAGTTTGCTGGTGACCTCAAACGGAAAATGCAGCGACAGAAAACCGCTAATCTTTGATATTCGTTACATTCAAAAAAAGTGGTGAGTAACGCTAGGCCAACTCACCACTTCCTCAATCTATTCTTTCTGTAACTGGCAGACGCGTTACACCAACTGGCTGAGCGCTTCTAATGCCGAGGCTCTATTTTCGGCCGCTGGCTCATCACCCATGTTCAGCGCTTCGGCGTAAACAAACTCTACGTCTGTCATGCCTAGGAAGCCAAGAATCGTTGCTAAGTAGTCATTCATGCTGTCTCTTGGCGTATCTTTGTGAATGCCACCGCGAGTTGTGAGTACCACGACTTTTTTGTTGTCGATAAGACCCACAGGGCCTGTCTCTGTGTATTTAAAGGTGACGCCTGCACGAGCAATAAGGTCGAAGTAATTCTTAAGCTGCGTTGGGATCATGAAGTTATACATTGGCGCAGCAATCACTACGGTATCTGCCTGTTTAAGCTCGGTAATCAATGTGTCAGAGAGTTCAACGATCTGTTTTAGCTCGTCTGATAGATCGTCACCGTTGCTACGAAGCGCAGTGGCGACTGCCATGTCCAAAACCGGCACGGGCTCAGCGGCAAGATCGCGTATCGTAACGTTTGAGTTACCTTCGACGGCTTGCGCAATGATTTGATTCGACTGTGAATAGTCACCAAGAATGCTGGACTTTAAAACAAGTGTATTCGACATAGGGTTATCCTCTTTATCAGAAGCAACGTCTGCTTCTCAACCTATGGGGCTAGTGTAAACGCAGAGGCGATGACCTATAAGGCGTTTAACTTGAGCATCTAGTTCGAAAAACTTGAACAAGGTAAATACCCATACAAAAAGTGGCACTATTTGTGCTCGTTAAGCATAGCATTTGTAACTTAACTCAACTTTTTGGAGGTTCCCATGACGAAATGGTTTCCACTTATTGCCGTGATGTCCTTGAGCTTAGCTTTAATTTTAGGAGTGACGATTTACTTTTTTGGCATGCAAGCCATTGTAACTACAGCATCTGAGTGGAAAAACTCATGGTTAGTGATCATGATGCACTTACTCTGGTTTTTCTCCTGTTTGTTTATTGCGATATATAGCATTGAGTCATTCCTTACCAAGGTGAAGATGCACTTCACTCGTGCAGTGTGACTTATTCTAGGGCAATGATGCTGCGTGGTTCGTCGTTAGTGTCAATTTGACGGAATAGATTACGACTCCACGTTCGATTGGGCGAGACGCATTTTAATGTAATCTAGAAATAGCTTGGTACGCGTGTGGTCGTAGTCGAGTTTTGGGTAGTAGGCGTAGACAGTCGAGTCCATCGCTTGGATCTCTGGCAGTACGCGAATCAAGGCACCAGTTTTGACATCTTCTTTGATCATAATGTCATTGCTAATCAGCACGCCCATGCCGCTTTTGGCCGCGTAGAAAAGCGCTTCTGGGTTGGTGGTCGCAAAGTTTCCAGAAAGCATGATGCGCTGATTTTTGGAAATTTTGTATTCTCGTTGTGGGCGCTCTCCCCAAATCAAAATATTGTGCTGCTTGAGTGATTCAACCGTTTGTGGCTCACCAAACTTAGCAATGTAAGAAGGGGCGGCATAAAAGCCAATTCTTTGCTCAAACAGAGGGGTTTGTTTAATGCTCAGAGTATTCAGCGAGTCGAGCTCACGGCTGATGAAGACATCCAGGTTGCTGTCGGGCATCGCACCAGGAACCGTAGTGGTGAGCTGGATCCGAATGTCTGGATATTGGATGAGGAAATCATTTAGATACTGAACTAGGAATTTAGACCCAACGGCAATGGTGGCGCCGATTTTTAGCAGTCCCGCAGGGGTCTCATTAACAGAGCGAGTTTCGTCGATTATGGACTGAAACCGGTCAAGCGAGTCCTTGGCGCGCTGATAGAAAAGAGCACCCGCTTCGGTTTGTGTCACTGAGCGAGTGGTGCGCTTGAGTAGCTGCACGCCAATGCGTTCTTCAAGCCAATGGACGCGTTTGCTGATAGCTGAGCTGGTGGTATTGAGACGGCGAGCCGCGCCGTTGAAGCTTCCTTCTTCGACCACTCGAATGTAAGTATTGATACACGATATCCAATCCATATTCAGCCTCTTATTGTTTCCTAACAGGACGTATTCTGTTTCCTTTATGGTGTATTATCAATGATTCATACGCAATATAGAATGTGTGTATGAATAAAACAAAGCCAAAATCATTCAACAAAACGCCAATGTTGCTCGCGATGATGATCATCGCAACGGGTCAAGTTGGCGTAAGTATTTACCTGCCTTCACTGCCTCTAATTAGTGAGTCACTTGCGGTTGGTCATGCCGACGTTCAAATGCTCGTGACCTTGTTTTTGGTCGGGTTTGGTCTGTCACAACTCTTCTATGGGCCTTTGTCAGATGCTATCGGTCGACGCCCAGTCTTCATTTTGGGGCAAGGTGTTTACTTGCTGGGTACCTTGCTGTGTATCGTATTTAGTGATCACTTTGCTGTGCTTGAATTTGGCAGGCTATTGCAAGGCTTAGGTGCAGGAAGTGCTTCGGTGCTTGGGCGGAGTGTGTTGCGTGATAGTTATGACGGCAAGCAGCTCACCAAAGCTTTGTCTTACATCTCGGTAACGGCGTCAGTGATGCCGATTATTGCCCCAGTGTTTGGCGGTTGGATTGCATTTCATTTGGACTGGGAAGCGGTATTTTTCTTTGTGTTGGTGTACTTGGTGGCAATCTTTACTTTGGGCTGGTTTATCCTGCCAGAAACCTTGCCTTATGCGCCTCGTGCCTTTAAACCAAAACAGGTCATGCAGACGTACGCCAAATTGATTGTAAACCCTCAAGTCATTGGAAGTGCGAGCTATAACTGGATCAGCTACCTTACTGCCGTGGTATCGCTTAGCCTGTTTCCGTTTTTAATGCAGCACGAACTGGGGCTGACTGCAGCAGAATATGGATCGATTATGATCATCCCATCAGCCGGCTTGATGATGGGAAGTGTCTCGCTCAATATATTGAACCGTTATTTTTCAAACAGCTGGATCTTATTTTTAGCGATTGTATTGTCAGCAGTGGCAGGGCTTTGGCTGCTAATGGTAGAGATGACAGTGTTCAATCTACTGCTCGCATTCACTGTGCTTACGATTGCTCAAGGACTGTCGTTTCCAATCTCTATTGCTCTATTACTCGGGCCACATAAGACTCAAGCAGGTTCGGTTTCGGCGCTTTCAGGGTCGATACAAATGGTAATCGCAGGCGTGTTTGGTGGATTTTTAGTGGAGTATTGGGTTACCAATCAAGTGGCATTGGGACGCTTCTATGTTATGTCTGCGTTGTTAATGGCAGTCGTATTATTGATGAGCCAGGTTCGACGTTTTGGACGCAGCGTTGCACCGATAGACAACTAGCTTTTCCACTGAGTTTTTATGCCACAAAGCTTTATTGGTCCTGCTCAAGTCAGTTATTTAAACATTAAAGCGTAAGCGGCCCTAAGTTGTTCATTTGTGTTACTACCCAGTGTGTTCGCCTGTTCACGTAATCAGACATCGGAGTAGGGCGAATTCGATAAGGGTTTGGCAGGACAACTGCAAGCTGTGCTGCTTGAATCGCGGTCAATTGAGACGATGGTACTTTGAAAAACTCCTGACTAGCGGCCTCAACACCATAGATCCCGGGGCCGAACTCAATGACATTGAGGTAGACCTCCATAATACGCTGTTTGCCCCAAATCACTTCCAACAATAGGGCGATATACAGTTCATAGGCCTTTCGGATATACGTTTGACTCGGAAATAGGAATACGTTCTTGGCCGTTTGTTGGGTAATGGTGCTTGCGCCACGACTCGGACCAGCAGCGCCGCTGTTTGAAATGACACTCCACAGTGCAACAACATCGATCCCGTTGTGATCGGGAAAACGTTGATCTTCGGATGCTATCACCGCTTTAGGCATATTTGGTGAGATGTTCTCTAGTGGCACCCATGTTTGATGGACTTGTGCTGGGTAATCCTCTGGTGGTGACAGAGTTCGGGCAATCTTCCATCCCCAAATAGGCGGGTTGATGAACTTAAAGAAGATCACCAATAGCAGCGGTACGCCAAGCAGAATGCAGGTGATATTGATGAATAGCTTCTTTATCATAGTTTTCATTATGTTATGAATTTCCTAGGCTATTGGTTAGTGTAGAGCTGATTCTTGTTGGGTGCAAAAGAGTGATGTCAATTTGTGGTGCTGAGTTGAACTAACCGTAAGGCATGTCGTCTAAAAATTCAGTTTAGCTTTGACGCAATATCGACCTTAAACAAGGAAAATAAAATGTTAGTAAAGGCCACGCCCTATTTTCTTGCTGCCTGTTTGGCACTTTCCCCTAGCGCATTTGCAGCCGAAGAAACGAACTCAGACGCAAAAGCACAAGAGACAAATACAGAAGCCAGCTCTGAGAGTAGTGAATCAAGTAGTAAATATGAGGCGACACTCAATAAGTTCAAACAAGCCCCAGCAACCTTACCGTTTTTTGAGAACGCATACGGCTACGCGGTATTCCCGACAGTCGGCAAGGGTGGCTTTGGTATTGGCGGTTCCTATGGTGAGGGGCAAGTCTACAAGCAAGGCATGCATGTGGGCGATTCAACATTGGCGCAGCTAAGTATTGGATTGCAACTTGGGGCTCAGGCTTACAGCGAAATTATTTTCTTTGAGAGCAAGGCGGATTACTACGCATTCACCAGCGGCAGCTTTGAATTTGGTGCGCAAGCTTCTGCTGTAGCTCTGACACTAGGCGCGAGTGCGCAAGCGGGTTCTACTGGTGCTGGAGCACAAGCGGGGGACAAGCAAAGCCAGGCGACTTACATCAATGGAATGGCGGTGTTTACTATGACCAAGGGCGGTCTAATGTATGAAGCATCGATTGGCGGTCAGGGCTTCTCGTTTGCCCCAAACAACAATTATGATGCTAACTAGTTAAACCTTGCTTACTGATGCCGCCCTCCTGTGATGGGAGCGCGGCATTAGTATTAAAAAGTAAAGGGAGTTAGTGGGCGGTAAGCTGCTCAGCACCGCGCAACATCGCTTCAATAAGCTCGCCCGCGTTAAATTTCACTAATGCTTCATGAGCCCCCACTTGATGGGCACGTTCGGTACACATTTCGCTAGATAACGACGTGTGCAGTATGCGATAGGCATGCCCTAAGCTTGGGTCATTTTGTACTTCAAATGCCAATTCGTAGCCGTCTAATCCTGGCATTTCAATATCACTCACGAGAATGTCGATGGCATCGTTTTGCTCGGCTTTGTTGCGCATAAAAGCGAGTGCGCTGTTGCCGTCTTTGCAAATATCGAACGGAATATTAATTTGGTTAAGTGCATCGCCGAGCTGCTTGCGTGCAATAGAAGAGTCATCTACCAACAAGATATTGAGTGCTTTAATTCGCTCCCTCTGCACATCGGTGAGCATAGGAATTTTGGTATCAGCGTATTGCGGATAAATTTTCGATAGCAACAACTCGACATCGAGCAATTGGACGATTTGGTCATTAAAACGCGTTACGCCAGTGACAAACACATTTTTGCCGCTGCTCTCTGGTGCAGGCTCAATCGACTTCCAATCACACTCGATGATTTTGTCTATCTCTCTCACCATAAAGGCTACGACAGTGCGCAGGCAGTCTGTAACGACTAGGTAGGTGCTGTTGTACTCTTCTGGCGCAATAGGACGAAAGCCTATAGCCGCAGCCATATCAATAACGGGTACAGTTAGGCCGCGAATACTCACCGTACCGACCACGTGTTGGTGTGAGTAAGGGATCTGCGTCGTCGGCATGAAAGGAACGATCTCTCGTACCTTAAGTGTGCCGATGGCAAAACGTTGCTTTTGCATGTTGAGTGTAAACAACAACATGCCCTGTGATTGATTTGCCTTACTGATGGTTGCTTTCATTATATTGCTTTCTCTATTCGCCAATAGATTGATTTTATAAACTTTCCTAGCAAATGTTAATGCGGCAGTCGCTCGAAAAACTTTAGTTGCGTGAAAAGTAAACGTGATTTGAATCTCATTTTGAATTACACTCAGCGCCACTTATCATCCCATAGTCGAATAAAGATCGAGGCAACCCATGGCGAGAACTGCGGCAGCACTTCACATTTTGGTTAAACACAAAGAGCAAGCTGAAGATATCATCAAACAGCTGAAGAAAGGTGCTAAGTTCCAAACACTTGCGAAAAAGTACTCCACCTGCCCATCAGGCAAAAAAGGCGGTGACTTAGGTGAGTTCCGTAAGGGCCAAATGGTACCTCAATTTGATAAAGTCTGCTTTTCAGGCGAAACGCTAGTACCACATTTGGTGAAGACTAAGTTTGGCTGGCATGTGGTGAAGGTACTATATAGAACATAGGTTGTAGTGCCGTTGTGTCACGATGAGCACTTTGTGAAACGGATCTGACTAAAAAGGCACCTATCCAAGATAAGTGCCTTCCATTCGTGAGTTAGCAGAAGTTAATTAAAGTAATTAGCTTTTGTATCAAGGGTAAACTCTACAGTCCAATTAGACATAAACCCATCGTAGTTGGTACCTATAGTGTTAGCGGTGGTCCAAGCCGTCACTTGCTCAAATGACTTGAGAACAAACTTATTGCCACCGACATCGACAATATAGAAAATAAACTGCGCCGTAACGCTGCCGTTACTGAAGGTAGTTCGGTAACCCACACCATTATCATCTTCGATGAGAACCCAATTGCCCGAAAAGGTCATCTCTGGATCATTGCCTGAAGCAGGAATGATCAGCTTAGCATCACCGGATTGTCCGTTCACATCATCGACATCAAAAATGATGGTTTCTGGATCGCTCATATCATCATCAACGCGTGTCATGACCACGACTTCACTGTCTTCAATAAGATCGTCGGCAATGCGGGGCATATACATGATACTGCTAAAGTTTTGTTCGTCGATACAGTTCGAAACGGCCATTAGGTAGTCGGTATAGCTTGAAGTGGTCGCAGGGGCGCCAGCGTCATCATCAAACTCATCTCGACTTGATGCCCTGTCGCAGTTATAGATATCTGTACCAATGGTACTGAGCTTGTATGACCAAGCCTCATCATCACCCTCCCAGAACTCAACCACATACATACCAGACTCATCGATATCTGAGACCCCAAAGTGAGCTTCGGTTACTCCATCCCAGCCGAGTTCAATCACATTGTCATTGTCGCTGATTGACCAATCGAAATCTCCATAGCTAATGCCGTTATGGACTTCGTAGCCGGTCATGTCGCCTCTAAAGCTAAATAATGTGCTGTAATGGCCGTTATCATCATGCCACGCAAAAGCTTGCTCAGGTAATGTCAAATCACTAGTTTGAAGTTGTGGGGAACTCACGCCTTGACAGTCATAATATGCCGATAGCTCAGATTCAAGTGCTGCAACGCTGTTAATAGAGTCATCGTCTACTCTACAAAATTCGTTGTCTCTGGTTAACGTAAAGTCCTCTGACCAAACTTCAGACATTGCTTGATTATCTTCGGTCCATTCGTCATAGGTGGTAAAGGCATACTGGTCATCTATCGTATCGATAAGCGCCCACTGCCATGTGCCGCCATCTTCGTAGTTAATGGTGAGAATATCGTCAGCAATACTCCATGTTACGGAGTAGTTGTCAGTCACGTCACCATCTTTGACAACAGTCGCTTGTCCATCTGGCGCAAAATAGTATTCTCTAGTGCTTACACCGTCACCGCGAGTGCGTAAGTAGCTGTTGCCTTCAAACATGCTGTTGGTGAGTTCGAGTTTGCCGCCACAAGCAGAAATAGCGTCGACAAAGTCAGACTCCGTCGCTGTTGCAGATCCGCTTTCATCCCATGTATCACCAGCGTAACAGACATACTGGCTTCTTAATGCGGTTTGATATTCTGTCAGTGCAGTGTCGTTGAAAAGTGTCAACGTTGTTATCTTGGCAGGGCTTTCTTCAGTATGGCTGACTAAGCTGCCTTGATAGACTTGGGTATCCTCTCCTTGAGCGGTAAACTCGGAAAAAATGACAGTGTTGGAAGGTAAAGCATCGTCGCCAATGGCGTCTATGATGCTATCAGGTAAGGTAAACGACACAAGGTCTACAGAGTTAATACTACTCTCTGTCCATGTCGTAGTTATTGGTTCTTCAGCTACCGTCTGCATAATCGCAAACTCGTCTGAATCAGTGAGTGTGTAGAAATAGACAGTTTGCTCGACGCTGGCTCCTTCATTACCATCGACTAGTTGTACTGCGATGTTGTCGGCAATGAATATACCATTGAGGTCAGTCGCCATTCCAGCAGTGAGTTCAGATTGGCTAGAGGTTGACACCGAGTCAAGGTTCGCGATGGCGACATTATTGGTTGATTCCACAGCGTCATAAAGCTGGTAAAAGTCCTCTGTAGTGTAGGCGACTAGACTTAGCGCTTCGGCACCTTGTGAGTACTGTGAACTTTTGTTTACGAATGGCCAGTAATTAATGTAATCGCTAATCACTTCACCTTCTAGATCGACTGGCGTACCTGAAAGTGTAAAGTTGGCGAAGGTGCTTTCGTTATCAGAAATGGTACCGGTCCAAGATCGGCCGTCATAATCAAGCTTAAAATTGGCTTCGGTTTTGACCCAGCCAGAATCAGACAGCCAGATGTCATTGAGATCTATATCATCCCAACTCGCAGCACCTTCTTCGTCAAATGAAAGGGTTTCCGCGTCGCGATACTCAGCTGACCAAACCCCTTCAGCCTCAGAAAGCTCGAAAATTGAGCGCTCCATCTCAGGGTCGTCAAAGTCGAGGTCTCCCCATAACTCATAGACGGTATTGTTTCTGTCAAAAAATGCTGAGATCACAACAGAGCCCGCGGTACCGATGCTGTCATCAAGAGGCGCGAAGTCTTCGTCATCTAGGACGCCATCATTATCGTCGTCAGGATCAGAATTGTTACCGATGCCATCTTCGTCGGTGTCTATAGACTCAGTGCTGTCGAGTGGGAAAGCGTCGTCTTCGTCTAATGTAGTGTCATTGTCGTCATCAGGGTCAGCATTGTTACCGATACCATCGTTATCGGTATCAACAGATTCTGTACTATCGAATGGGAAAGCGTCGTCCACATCTAATGTATCGTCATTATCGTCATCAGGGTCAGCATTGTTTCCGATGCCATCGTTGTCAGAGTCTAGCCATTCAGATGAATCCAGTGGATAGGTATCGACATCGTTGTTGTAAGTATCTCCATCAATATCGTCATCCATATTATCGCCGATACCATCACCATCGCTATCACGTGTTGAAAACTTATAACCCTCTGGGTAGGCATCATTTATCTTGTTCACACTATCGTCAAAGTCGTCGAGGATATCTGGAACACCATCGTCGTCAATATCTGCGTCTTTTTCTTCATTGGTTAGTGTTCGAAAGTCGTCGCCATCTTTCACGATTTCGATGTCACTAAGATCAGTGTCTTCTTCGGTCAAAGCGCTACCCAAGGCACTTTTTAGCTTGTTGAGGTCGCTGTTTACGCTTGTGCTGTCGCCAGCGGTATTTTGTTTAAGCTCGTCTCGGTTGCTTGGCAGGGTTTCACTCTTCACGATGAGTTGAGCAAGGTTGGCGAGTTTGTTTTCGCCAGTAGAAATAAAGTCACCCAGAAGCACAGTGCCTTCCGGCAGGCCCATATCTTCAACGACTTGTTGGGTTGCAGCTTCTATTGTCGCTTCTTCATTGCTGGAACTTCGTTTTAACTCTTCGAGTTTTAGATGAACGAGTGTTGTCAAAGGCGTAATTATTGTTTCTCCAGGTGGCGCGGTCATCACATAGGGACTGTCGACAATACTGTTAGGATCGTTGGCAATGGCCTCTTCACGCGTGGTATTCGGGTTAGCTCCCAGATCGACAGTGCCGGCTCGAACTTCGGCTATGACTGGATAATTATCTGGGTTATCAATGCCGCTAATGTCAAGACTGACAACACCACCAGCACCAGTGGTGCCACTGGGTTCATTGCTATCGAACTCACCATTTTCTACTACGTCTAACCAAACAAATGCACCATGTAAATATCCATCAATTGCGGTTACGTTCCGTTCACTGTTAGCCGAACCATTATCTGTAGAGGTATCGCTACCGCCACCACAAGCAGTAAGCACGGATACGATTGACATCGCCAGTGCACTTTTCACTAGTCTCATATTAAGCCTCATGTCCATTTTTATTAGATGCAATTCCAATTGCTATGTATCTTTACGTACAATTGTGTTTGGCCTTCTATCGTTCGGCCTAAAGTGAATAAAGTTGAGATGAGGTGGGGCTGCAATTGCTTGAATTTAACTCCCCCCTTTTAGGGGTGAGGAAATAGAATTAATTGTGATAATCATCACAATTAATTCTGACTGTTTGCTA belongs to Vibrio sp. 10N and includes:
- a CDS encoding lipid-binding SYLF domain-containing protein; this encodes MLVKATPYFLAACLALSPSAFAAEETNSDAKAQETNTEASSESSESSSKYEATLNKFKQAPATLPFFENAYGYAVFPTVGKGGFGIGGSYGEGQVYKQGMHVGDSTLAQLSIGLQLGAQAYSEIIFFESKADYYAFTSGSFEFGAQASAVALTLGASAQAGSTGAGAQAGDKQSQATYINGMAVFTMTKGGLMYEASIGGQGFSFAPNNNYDAN
- a CDS encoding FMN-dependent NADH-azoreductase is translated as MSNTLVLKSSILGDYSQSNQIIAQAVEGNSNVTIRDLAAEPVPVLDMAVATALRSNGDDLSDELKQIVELSDTLITELKQADTVVIAAPMYNFMIPTQLKNYFDLIARAGVTFKYTETGPVGLIDNKKVVVLTTRGGIHKDTPRDSMNDYLATILGFLGMTDVEFVYAEALNMGDEPAAENRASALEALSQLV
- a CDS encoding hybrid-cluster NAD(P)-dependent oxidoreductase yields the protein MAWSHSETIQLTCTKKWFETPDSVSFELSSDSQHDSFQFKAGQFSSLGFDIEGETTYRAYSISSTPGEKRLMFTVKRVPDGLVSNHIVDNLSVGNTVQVQNPVGQFNNVDCAPKQKVLMISAGCGVTPVMSMVDQWLGEGANIDIEFLHLAKSKLDAIYFNRLVELNQSVDNFHLNMLLEDNTGTDFPQGLISLEWLNALVADFKERTIYLCGPTGFMEAVKSALESAQFDMSQFHQESFTPAKVETEVGESLVKVAVPEFGVEVEAEEGSLLIDALEKGGVPVIAACRSGICGSCKCKVKVGQVESSSFETLSDEDKANGFVLACSSTIKSDVDVSLS
- a CDS encoding multidrug effflux MFS transporter; translation: MNKTKPKSFNKTPMLLAMMIIATGQVGVSIYLPSLPLISESLAVGHADVQMLVTLFLVGFGLSQLFYGPLSDAIGRRPVFILGQGVYLLGTLLCIVFSDHFAVLEFGRLLQGLGAGSASVLGRSVLRDSYDGKQLTKALSYISVTASVMPIIAPVFGGWIAFHLDWEAVFFFVLVYLVAIFTLGWFILPETLPYAPRAFKPKQVMQTYAKLIVNPQVIGSASYNWISYLTAVVSLSLFPFLMQHELGLTAAEYGSIMIIPSAGLMMGSVSLNILNRYFSNSWILFLAIVLSAVAGLWLLMVEMTVFNLLLAFTVLTIAQGLSFPISIALLLGPHKTQAGSVSALSGSIQMVIAGVFGGFLVEYWVTNQVALGRFYVMSALLMAVVLLMSQVRRFGRSVAPIDN
- the mtgA gene encoding monofunctional biosynthetic peptidoglycan transglycosylase; protein product: MKTMIKKLFINITCILLGVPLLLVIFFKFINPPIWGWKIARTLSPPEDYPAQVHQTWVPLENISPNMPKAVIASEDQRFPDHNGIDVVALWSVISNSGAAGPSRGASTITQQTAKNVFLFPSQTYIRKAYELYIALLLEVIWGKQRIMEVYLNVIEFGPGIYGVEAASQEFFKVPSSQLTAIQAAQLAVVLPNPYRIRPTPMSDYVNRRTHWVVTQMNNLGPLTL
- a CDS encoding LysR family transcriptional regulator, translating into MDWISCINTYIRVVEEGSFNGAARRLNTTSSAISKRVHWLEERIGVQLLKRTTRSVTQTEAGALFYQRAKDSLDRFQSIIDETRSVNETPAGLLKIGATIAVGSKFLVQYLNDFLIQYPDIRIQLTTTVPGAMPDSNLDVFISRELDSLNTLSIKQTPLFEQRIGFYAAPSYIAKFGEPQTVESLKQHNILIWGERPQREYKISKNQRIMLSGNFATTNPEALFYAAKSGMGVLISNDIMIKEDVKTGALIRVLPEIQAMDSTVYAYYPKLDYDHTRTKLFLDYIKMRLAQSNVES
- the hcp gene encoding hydroxylamine reductase; translated protein: MFCIQCEQTIQTPAAKGCSFAQGMCGKTSEVSDLQDVLVYTLQGVSFWADQGRKFGIVDQEIDQWAPRAFFSTLTNVNFDPERIIELSTLAAQYKARLQQQVEAASLVQGIAIDALSPAAKFELPTTKEALLAFAPTAAVNRGHDSLHEDVIGLRLLCLYGLKGAAAYLEHARVLSQTDESVYGEYHQIMAWLGTDPVDLEPLLNTSMQIGLMNYKIMEMLDKGETDTFGHPEPTQVNVKTVKGKCILVSGHDLHDLEKILQQTEGLGINVYTNGEMLPAHAYPELKKYPHLAGNYGSAWQNQQKEFANFPGAIVMTSNCLLNPNVGQYADRLFTRSIVGWPGVAHIEGDDFKQVIECALAQDGFQHDEIEQMITVGFGRNALMQAAPAVVEQVKAGAIKHFFLVGGCDGDKSERSYYTDFTAQAPEDSVILTLACGKFRFNKNQFGDINGIPRLLDVGQCNDAYSAIQLALALADEFDCGINELPLTLVLSWFEQKAIVILLTLFALGVKGIYTGPTAPAFLTDNLLSILQQKFDMRGITTVENDLKTILAA